In the genome of Panthera uncia isolate 11264 chromosome B3 unlocalized genomic scaffold, Puncia_PCG_1.0 HiC_scaffold_1, whole genome shotgun sequence, one region contains:
- the FAM177A1 gene encoding protein FAM177A1 isoform X2 → MDPEPLSRAEGEAVGASGAAAAATFRESTRQMNSERGFENVELGVIGKKKKVPRRVIHFVSGETMEEYSTDEDEVDGLEKKDVLPTVDPTKLTWGPYLWFYMLRAATSTLSVCDFLGEKIASVLGISTPKYQYAIDEYYRMKKEEEEEEEENRMSEEAERQYQQSKLQADSIVQTDQPETGASSSFVNLNFEMEADCEVIMENKQNPVSVPP, encoded by the exons ATGGACCCGGAGCCTCTGAGCCGTGCGGAGGGAGAAGCAGTAGGAGCCTCTGGAGCTGCGGCCGCCGCGACGTTCAGGGAATCGACTCGGCAG ATGAATAGTGAAAGAGGCTTTGAAAATGTAGAACTCGGAGtcataggaaaaaagaagaaagtcccGAGGAGAGTCATCCACTTTGTGAGTGGTGAAACAATGGAAGAATACAGCACAGATGAAGATGAAGTTGATGGCCTGGAGAAGAAAGACGTTTTGCCTACTGTTGACCCG ACAAAACTTACCTGGGGCCCCTACTTATGGTTTTACATGCTTCGAGCTGCCACATCAACCCTTTCAG TGTGTGACTTTCTTGGAGAGAAGATTGCATCTGTTTTGGGCATCAGCACCCCTAAATACCAATATGCCATTGATGAGTATTACCGGATGAAGAAGGAG gaagaagaagaagaagaagaaaacaggatgtctgaagaagcagaaagacagTACCAGCAGAGTAAACTGCAAGCTGATTCCATTGTCCAGACGGATCAACCAGAAACAGGGGCATCCAGTTCATTTGTGAATCTCAATTTTGAAATGGAGGCAGACTGTGAAGtaattatggaaaacaaacaaaatccagtcTCTGTCCCACCGTAG
- the FAM177A1 gene encoding protein FAM177A1 isoform X1: protein MEMGLSAITFYLASASSPVAVTTMDPEPLSRAEGEAVGASGAAAAATFRESTRQMNSERGFENVELGVIGKKKKVPRRVIHFVSGETMEEYSTDEDEVDGLEKKDVLPTVDPTKLTWGPYLWFYMLRAATSTLSVCDFLGEKIASVLGISTPKYQYAIDEYYRMKKEEEEEEEENRMSEEAERQYQQSKLQADSIVQTDQPETGASSSFVNLNFEMEADCEVIMENKQNPVSVPP from the exons ATGGAAATGGGCTTATCGGCCATTACGTTCTATCTTGCCAGCGCCAGCAGCCCTGTAGCGGTGACAACGATGGACCCGGAGCCTCTGAGCCGTGCGGAGGGAGAAGCAGTAGGAGCCTCTGGAGCTGCGGCCGCCGCGACGTTCAGGGAATCGACTCGGCAG ATGAATAGTGAAAGAGGCTTTGAAAATGTAGAACTCGGAGtcataggaaaaaagaagaaagtcccGAGGAGAGTCATCCACTTTGTGAGTGGTGAAACAATGGAAGAATACAGCACAGATGAAGATGAAGTTGATGGCCTGGAGAAGAAAGACGTTTTGCCTACTGTTGACCCG ACAAAACTTACCTGGGGCCCCTACTTATGGTTTTACATGCTTCGAGCTGCCACATCAACCCTTTCAG TGTGTGACTTTCTTGGAGAGAAGATTGCATCTGTTTTGGGCATCAGCACCCCTAAATACCAATATGCCATTGATGAGTATTACCGGATGAAGAAGGAG gaagaagaagaagaagaagaaaacaggatgtctgaagaagcagaaagacagTACCAGCAGAGTAAACTGCAAGCTGATTCCATTGTCCAGACGGATCAACCAGAAACAGGGGCATCCAGTTCATTTGTGAATCTCAATTTTGAAATGGAGGCAGACTGTGAAGtaattatggaaaacaaacaaaatccagtcTCTGTCCCACCGTAG